In the genome of Yersinia enterocolitica, the window GGCTTTCTCATGGGGAGATCTCTACTCATCTACAACAACCACTTGGTACGATAAAAAGCTGGATACGTCGTGCACTCGATCACTTGAAGGGCTGCGTAGGCTTATGAAAAACAGACGCGAATATGACTCAGCATTGGCCGCTGAATATGCGCTGGGAACCCTGCGCGGACTTGCCCGGCTGCATTTTGAACGCCGATTCCGTCGTGACCCACAGTTGGCGGCAGATGTTGCCAGTTGGCAGCGTCTGTTTACCCAACTGGATAATCAATTGGCCCCGCTGGAGCCTCCTGAACGCGTATGGAAGCGGCTGGAGTTAGAGTTACCACCAATCAACCTGCGCCATATCAAACGTAATCGTTGGTCTTATTTGGGGTGGGCTGTCGCCGCCGCACTGGCCGCAGTCCTGGTGATCCCACGTTTATTGGTAGAGCCACCAACATCCGTCCCGGTGGCCGTGCTCTCCAATAGTCAGCAAAGTGGTCAATGGGTGGTCAGTCTGGAGAAATCGACTCGTAGCCTGACATTAACTCCCCTTAACCCCGTGGTAGTCAGTGAGCGTAATAGCCTTGAATTATGGAGTATTCCGGCGGGTGAAAAACCACACTCACTGGGGTTACTCAATACCCATGGGCCAACACAACTGACTCTGACTGAAAACCAGTTAATGGCGAATTCGTTATTAGCAATCAGTCTGGAGCCTCACGGCGGCTCGCCCACTGGCCAGCCAACCGGTGCGGTGCTGTTTAGCGGGCCATTGCAGAATCTATAATAGATAAATATGCACGCGTCAGCGGCTATCACTTATCCGCATTACTGATCTTTTTCTACCGGAGGTTATGCATGCAAGACTGGGATCCTGATTTATACCGCCAATTTGAAGCAGAACGTACCCGCCCTGCCGGTGATTTGCTCGCACATATCAGCACTACCCAGCCACAGCGCATCAGCGATTTAGGTTGTGGGCCAGGCAACTCTACCCAATTGCTGCACCAGCGTTTTCCGCAGGCGCAGCTGGTTGGGATTGATAACTCGGTGGCGATGTTGGCCAGTGCGCAACAGCGCCTGCCGGCATGTGCATTTCTTGAAGCGGATATTCGCCAGTGGCAACCCGCTGAGCCACAAGATCTTATTTATGCTAACGCATCGTTACAATGGCTAACCGATCATCAGCAACTCTTTCCCTATTTGTTCTCCAAGTTGGCTACCCACGGCATACTTGCGGTCCAGATGCCAGATAATCTGGAGGAGCCCAGCCATCGAGCTATGCGTGAAGTTGCAGAAAACGGTCCATGGCAGCAAACACTACAAGAGGCGGGGGCAATACGGGCGAAGGTTCTGTCAGCCAATCAGTATTATGACTTACTGGCCCCCAATGCAGAGCGGATAGATATTTGGCGCACTACCTATTACCACCCGATGCCTTCAGCGCAAGCCATCGTCGATTGGCTGCGAGCCACAGGTTTACGGCCTTTTCTTGAACCGCTCTCTGAAGCAATGCGATTGGATTTTTTGCAAGACTATCTGGCAATCATTGATGTGGCCTATCCGCAACAGGCCGATGGTCGCCGTTTGTTGGCATTCCCCCGCTTGTTTATTGTTGCCCACGCTCAGTAGTCATACCGGGTATGCTGGTTGAATTTATTGACTGGCATACCTGCTGATTCGTTCCGGTATGGAACTATTCATCGCATTATATATATTACTCATGTTCGCCAAGCTATTAATTAATAACACCTTCGCCTCATCCGTGGCATTAAATATTATTGAAAGCATCCAAATGGATATTGGCCTCATAAAAACCATACAAATCACAGCAATAGTTATTTTCAATTAGCCATAAACACCGCGATGATAATATTATTAAAAAGAAACAATAAATTACATTTACAAATAAACACCACTATCAACTATTTAATTGATAGGCCGAATCTACCCTACAAACTTAAATATCTTTGTTATACTTATTGCGGTGAAGAAATTGGTAATCAACTCAATAAAGGGATACCTATTATGAGTACAGCAAAACTGGTAAAAACAAAATCTTCCGAACTGCTCTACACTCGCAACGATGTTGAAGAACATGTCAAAGTTGACACAGTGAAAGTATTAAACCGTATGGTTATTCAGTTTATTGATCTGTCGCTGATGACCAAACAGGCTCACTGGAATATGCGCGGTGCCAACTTTATCGCGGTGCATGAAATGCTGGATGGCTTCCGCACAGCCCTCACTGATCACCTAGATACCTTCGCAGAACGAGCGGTACAACTCGGTGGTGTCGCGCTCGGAACCACACAAGTCATTAATGATAAAACACCGCTGAAAAGTTACCCAACCAATATCCATAGCGTGCAAGAACATCTTAAAGCGCTGGCAGATCGCTACGCCGTGGTTGCTAATGATATTCGTAAGGCAATTTCAGAAGTAGAAGATGAAGACAGTGCTGATATGTTTACTGCCGCATCACGTGATCTGGATAAATTCCTGTGGTTTATCGAGTCAAATATTGAGTAATCCTCAGTATGATACCCAATAGATCGTAAAATGGCAGGAAGATAGACCGGGTAATGAGAATAGCCAATACACCTGCAATTTTAGCGAAGATGGGTACAGGGCCGGTTATCCGGCCCTACGCACGGAGGTCATATGGCAAGTGGATGGGCCGGCGACGGCGCAGTACAAGATCAAATTGACTCCACCGTTGAAGATGCGGTACAACGCGCAAGACAGGCGCTTGGCAGTGGTGAAAGTGAGCTATATTGCCTTGAATGTGGTCAAGCCATTCCAGAAGCACGGCGTAAAGTTCTGGCGGGGGTAAAATATTGCCTGAACTGCCAGAATCAATTAGACAAGCATCAGGCCAGCCATGCCGGATATAACCGCCGTGGCAGTAAAGATAGCCAACTCAGATAGCAATCCCTCCCCTTCATCCCCCTTATTGCACCATTATCGAACAAAAATCGGAGATAGTTAACAATATTGTTACATTGATGTTGATTATCGATTGTACATTATTAACGAACTAGTTAATAATAAGTAAATAATGGATTAGTTGCACCAAAATGATATTAACGCACTATTTTGGTGAGTCATGATGGTGCAAACAATGTCAGCTAAGTAATTGCATGCTAATCACTTAGAATAATTTCGTTATTTTTAAATAACTTGCATTTCTGGCACGATCTTTTCATATTGCTATCTGAAATATAAAAAACGGATCTCCATCCACAAAAGTACAAAGGAACTCCCACTTATGAAGTCACTTGTCAAAGTTTCATTGGTCGCACTTACGCTGGCCTTTGCTGTTAGTTCTCACGCCGCAGAAAAAGAATTGATCGTTGCTACCGACACCGCGTTCGTCCCTTTTGAATTCAAACAAGGGGATAAATATGTCGGTTTTGATATCGACTTGTGGGATGCCATCGCGAAGAAACTGGATTTGAAATACACCCTGAAACCAATGGATTTCAGCGGTATCATTCCAGCACTGCAAACCAAGAACGTGGATCTGGCACTAGCCGGTATCACTATTACCGACGAACGTAAAAAAGCCGTTGATTTCTCTGATGGCTACTACAACAGCGGCCTGCTGGTGATGGTAAAAGCTGACAACAATGACATCAAAGGCGAAGCTGATCTGAAAGGTAAAGTGTTGGCAGTAAAAAGCGGCACCGGTTCTGTCGATTATGCTAAAGCCAACATCAAAACCAAAGACCTGCGCCAATTCCCGAATATCGATAACGCCTATTTGGAGTTAGGTACTGGCCGCGCTGATGCCGTTTTGCATGACACGCCAAACATCCTTTACTTCATCAAAACTGCCGGCAATGGCCAGTTCAAAGCGGTGGGTGAATCTATCAAAGCTCAGCAATATGGTGTTGCATTCCCACAAGGCAGTGACCTGCGTGACAAAGTTAACGTTGCTCTGAAATCTCTGAAAGAAGACGGCACTTACGCTGCAATCTATAAAAAATGGTTCGGCGTAGAACCTAAGTAATTCATTTTTGCCGTTTTTAGACCAGGAGAATATCCATGCAGTTTGAATGGAGCGCTATTTGGCCCGCCATCCCAATCCTGCTTGAAGGCGCCAAGTTAACCCTATGGATCTCGGTCCTGGGGTTGCTTGGCGGCCTGATTATTGGGGTTATAGCAGGGTTTGCCCGCGCTTATGGCGGTTGGCTGAGCAGAAATATCGCATTAGTCTTTATTGAACTGATCCGTGGCACGCCGATTGTGGTGCAGGTGATGTTTATCTACTTTGCGTTGCCGATGATGATGCCGGTGCGCATCGATCCTTTCTCAGCAGCCGTTGTGACCATTATTATTAACTCAGGGGCTTACATCGCAGAAATTACCCGTGGTGCGGTGCTGTCAATCCACAATGGATTTCGCGAGGCCGGTCTGGCTCTCGGCTTATCCAAACGCGATACCTTGCGTTACGTAATAGCCCCTTTGGCTCTGCGCCGTATGCTGCCACCACTCGGTAACCAGTGGATCGTCAGTATTAAAGACACCTCACTGTTTATCGTGATTGGCGTAGCAGAACTGACTCGTCAGGGTCAGGAAATTATTGCCGGCAACTTCCGCGCCATGGAGATATGGAGTGCGGTGGCGGTGATCTACCTGATTATCACCTTGGCTCTGAGCTTCGTTCTGCGCCGGTTAGAAAGAAAGCTGAAAATAATATGATTGAATTCAAAAACGTCTCTAAACACTTTGGTAAAACCCAAGTGCTTCACGACATCAATTTGAATATCACCAAGGGTGAAGTGGTGGTTATTATTGGCCCTTCCGGCTCGGGTAAGTCCACCCTGCTGCGTTGTATCAATAAGCTGGAAGTTATCACCAGTGGTGAGTTGATTGTCGATGGTCTGAATGTCAATGACCCCAAAGTCGATGAGCGCCTGATCCGTCAGGAAGCTGGCATGGTGTTCCAACAGTTTTATCTGTTCCCCCACCTGACGGCCTTGGAAAACGTCGCCTTTGGTCCGATTCGCGTTCGTGGTGCTTCTAAAGAAGCAGCCAACAAACTCGCTATGGAGTTGTTAACCAAAGTTGGATTGGCAGAACGCGCACATCATTTTCCCGCAGAGCTATCGGGTGGCCAACAGCAGCGTGTCGCTATCGCTCGTGCGCTGGCGGTAAAACCCAAGTTGATGTTGTTTGATGAGCCGACCTCGGCACTGGATCCAGAATTACGTCACGAAGTATTGACGGTAATGAAGGACTTGGCCGAAGAAGGCATGACCATGGTCATCGTCACCCATGAAGTGGGTTTTGCCCAGAAAGTGGCATCGCGTCTTATCTTCATTGATAAAGGTCGGGTCGCTGAGGATGGCAACCCGGATAGCCTTATCTCAAATCCGCCAAGTGAACGTTTACGGGAATTCCTCCAACACGTTTCCTGAGGCGCAGGCTGACATTACCCTAAAATACCTCTGGCGGGCATCTTGATGATCCCCGCCAGATTTTTTTATGCTGATAGGCCAATCATACCGGCGCTTGTTGATTCTTGACCTGAGCAAATGCGGTCATGAGTTTCACCACATCCTGCATCCCAATATTGACCTGATTAATAACCTCACCGGCATCTTGGGTCAGCGTCACCCCGCCCCCCGCTTGTTCGACACAAGTCCCCATACCCTTGATAGCCGCCATCACCCCATTTTGTATGCTCTTTGTCATCTGCTCGATTTCAGTCGCTGCCTTGCGTGACTGGTCCGCCAATAAACGGACCTCACTTGCCACCACCGAGAAACCCTTGCCATGCTCACCGGCATGAGCCGCTTCAATCGAGGCATTGATCGCTAATAGATTGGTTTGAGACGATATTTTACGAATCGCTTCCACCATGGTACCAATCTCTTGTGAGCAGCGGCCCAAATCACTGACCACATCAGAGGTTTCGCGTGCAATAGACTCAACCTCTTGCATACCACGAACAGCCTGTTGAACAATCTCAGCCCCTTGTGACGCTGAACGGTCGGTGGTTAATGATAAATAGTGCACATCGCGGATCAGGTTCTCCTCATGCTCCTGCTGCAACATCAATTGTGTAATATCCTGAGCAATCTTCACCACTTTAATCACTTGTCCCTCGTTATCCATAATCGGGTTATAACTGGCCTCCAGCCATACCCGTTTGCCATGTCTATTAAGACGCTCAAAACGGCCAATAATAAACTCACCATGGGCTAACCGCTGCCAGTGCTGGTAGTATTCATCGCTATGTGCAAATTCTGGTGTGCAGAGTATCTGATGAGATTTATGTTGAATATCTGCCAGTGTATAACCAATAACCTTCAGCAGATTCTCGTTGGCATCCAAAATAATGCCTTGTGGTGTGAAAGTGATCATCCCCATTGAACGGTTAAGTGCTTTTAGCAAACTCTGGTGTTCCTGAGATTGCAAAATACGCTCGGTCACATCACTGGCGAGCTTAATAATTTCAATCACATTTCCACTACTATCGAGTACCGATGTATAGGTTCCCTGCAACCAAACAATGCTGCCATCCTTGCGGATACGCTTAATATTATCGGTAATCGGTCGCCCTTCATTGAGCAGTTGCCAGTGGCGGCGGTAGGCATCAGTGAGTACATATTGTGGGTCACAGAACAGTTTATGATGTTTGCCGACCACCTCATCCTGTTGGTATCCCATTACTTGTAAAAATAATGTATTAGCGTGTTTTACCGTACCATCTGGCTTGAAAATAATCATCGGGACAGCACTATCAATCGATGTCAGTTCGGCACGAGGGGATGCCTGAGATGAGCTGAAATTGAACAACATAAATTGAGTCCTTATGGCGAATGATTAAGCAGCAAATAAGTCATGTGGCTATCAACCTATTTGCACAATAAAACCCCTGCCCCGTGAAAGAGGGCAGGTGTAAGTTTTATTCTTCACCCTGGACGATGAGGTAGCTGAGTTAATAAAATCAAAAAGAAAAAATCATCACAATATAAGCAAGATTTGTCAGCTATAGCGCCTGACTAAGATTTATCTTAATTAGCATAGACGAAAATATGGGGGTTTGCTGTTAGTGCAATGAGAGGGAAATAAAACCGTGGGAAATAGAGCAATATCCCTATAATAGAATATTGCCCATAGATATTACAGACTCAAGTCAGTGATTGGGGTAAGTGCGCGCAGCCAACACCCGTGCGGCGTCAAGGACGAAGAAGGACATACCCAAAGTCATTGACGTTGCAGGTAGGCGGCCAGTAAACGCACCCCGATGAGCTGACTCAAGTCAGTGATTCGGGTAAGTGCGCGCAGCCAACACCCCTGCGGCGTCAAGGACGAAGAAGGACATACCCAAAGTCATTGACGTTGCAGGTAGGCGGCCAGTAAACGCACCCCGATGAGCTGACTCAAGTCAGTGATTCGGGTAAGTGCGCGCAGCCAACACCCCTGCGGCGTCAAGGACGAAGGGTATTACCAACGTTCAACTTTCCACGCCGCCTGCTGCTCCGGCGTCAGGAACGTCCATGCCACAAACCGGCTGACTTTTTGCCCTTGTGCCATATCAATGGTGCGGACCTCAACGGCGTTGGCATAGCGCAGGGCATGATAGATTGCCGGTAAGGTGGTCTTCTTCGAGATCAATGAAGTGAACCAAAAACAGTTTTGCGCCTTAGTTGCGCTCTCTGCCACCATGCGACTAACGAACCCTTCTTCTCCACCTTCACACCACAATTCGCTATTTTTCCCGCCAAAGTTTTGTACTGGTTTAGCGGCAACTTCACTTTTACCCAGTTTGTGCAACTTGCGACGCGTGGTTGCTGCGGCCTCTTCTGCGGAGGCATGGAACGGCGGATTACATAGTGTGGCATCGTAACGTTCATTCACCGCCAGAATACCGTCGAAAATAGCTTGTGAGTCTTTTTGCTGTTTAAGTCGCAAGGTGTTTTTCAGCGTCGGGTTCATTGACACCACCATTTTTGCCGCACTGAGTGCTTGCGGATCAATGTCAGTCCCGGTAAAACGCCAGCCGTATTCCCGCTGACCAATAATCGGATAAATACAGTTGGCACCGACGCCAATATCCAGCAGCGCAATATTTCTACCCTGCGGGATAACCCCGTCATTACAACTGGCCAATAAATCGGCCAGATGGTGCACATAGTCAGCACGACCTGGGATCGGTGGGCATAAAAAGTCAGCTGGAATATCCCAATATTCAATACCGTAGAAATGCTTCAGCAATGCCCTGTTGAGCATTTTGACCGCCAGAGGATCGGCAAAATCGATAGAAATATCACCATAGGCGGTAGCTGCCAGAAAAGGAACTAACTCCGGGCAACTTACTGAAAGAGCATCAAAATCATAGCGTGAGCGATGACGATTTCGGGGATGCAATCCGCTTTTTTCTTTGGGGAATATTTTTTTGTTTTCCATCGTCTGGCTCTCTGATCGGCATTTTCTGGCGCGTAAGATAGCATAAATTGCCGCAGAACGGGTGGTGGGTATTGCCATCAAAATAAAAGCGAATCCTATCGGTAGGCGACTTCATTTGATGTCATCACCACGATTTACTCAGAATAAATGGGCTTAGTTCAGTGCCACTCTCTGATACCACTTTACCCCGTTGCTCGCGCAAAAACTCACATAGTCTCAATCTGTTGCAGCGCATGCTCGAGGGTATCAGCCCGCCCGACTGCCACCAGACAACATGCTAACTGTTTTTGGATAGCATCAGGAATAGGCCATTCACCAGCCAAACAACCTTCAATCCAGCGGGCCGTTATGGCGGCATCTTTCGACGAGGGTAACACCAGTTCGCCCTGCTCTAACTGGCGATCCAGTAAAATTTGCTGTTCCCCCCCATTGATGTAATGAATTGGTGGGCAACGCGATGGGTTAGCATAAACCTCCCCTTCGGTCCCTTGCTGTAGCAGTGCCGGTGCGCCGATCGCCTGAAAGAAGCCGCCGACTTTTTGCATATATTCTGGGTGCGAAACACTGGCAAGACGCAATGCATTATCGTGAATAAACGGTGTTGCCAGTTTCGCCAATGTGTGACTGCTATTTCTAACCCCCATCCGCCAGCGTAACTGTAATTGTTGGTCTAATTGAGTCGATAATGCTGATACAGGGATAAATACCGGCAACCCGCTATCAAGCCGTTGTTGGGCTTCAGCGGCATCAAGTGACCACGGAATATTCAGTTGCTGGAAAATCTCGGCACTGGTTACCCGGCTGCTGTCCTCAGTCACGCCGTGTACCACCACCGGTAACCCTAGGCGTGAAAGTAATAATGCCAATAACGGGGTCAGATTAGCCTGTTTGCGTGCACCATTATAACTTGGGATCACCACGGGGAGTGGATAATCCATTGGCGCGCGTAGTGGCATCACCTGTTCTTGCATCGCCTGATAAAAGCCCAGAATCTCCTGTTCGGATTCACCTTTAATACGAAAGGCTATCAGGATCCCCCCTAGCTCCAACTCAGGGACCTGCCCTGCCAACATGACTTTATACAGTTCATAAGCGGTAAGCTTTTCCAGATCACGCGCATGATTCTTACCGCGCCCAATCTCTTTAATAATTTTACTGTAATCCATGGTGCGGCATTTCCCCTGTCCGTCGCGGTTACACATAAATCAGGTAACTTATTGCTGAAACTTTATCACTAATAGTGATATCGATACCCGAAATAATTAGAACTGTGCGGCTAATAGAGATGAGTCGTACTGATGGTAGGCTAGCGGGTGAAACCCGCCACTGCCAGAACAACTTGCGGCAGTGACAGGCAAACTACAGTGGTTTGTTTAACTCTTCCGGTGGGCTAAACAATACCCGATAAATAGCGCCACCTAAGGCTCCTCCTACCAACGGGGCCAGCCAGAATACCCATAACTGCTGCAATGCTATTCCACCGGCAAAAATAGCCACAGCGGTACTACGTGCAGGATTTACCGAAGTATTATCCACTGGAATACTGATCAAATGGATCAGTGTAAGACATAGCCCAATAGCCAACGGCGCTGCAATTGCATGAGAAGGTTTATCGGTCGCCCCCATGATAACCATCACAAACCCCATGGTAAGAACCACTTCAGCCACCAGTACCGCTTGTAAGTTATATCCCCCCGGCGAGCGAACACCAAAACCATTACTGGCGAACCCGGCACTAACATCAAACCCGGCTTTGCCACTGGCGATTAAATACAAAATGGCGGCCCCGGCCAGCCCCCCCAGCACTTGCGCTACAATATAAGGCACTAATTGTGCGCCAGAGAAACGCCCACCCACCCATAAACCGAGTGACACTGCTGGGTTAAAATGCGCACCTGAGACATGCCCCAGTGCATACGCCATCGTGACGACAGTCAGCCCGAACGCCAATGCCACCCCCAAAAATCCAATACCCGCCACCGGGAACATTGCAGCCAATACTGCGCTACCACACCCGCCTAACACCAGCCAGAAAGTGCCAATAAACTCTGCCATTAGCTGTTTCATTCTGCTTTACCCCTGCCTGCTAACATGTCGATAACAGTTAACGTTGCCGCTAACCAATAACCAGCAATTTACACCGGAGGTACTGCCAGGCATGACTTGTTAGAGTCAGCTCACCAGCGGCTTATATAATCTTAGTCATTGGATTTATACGCATAGAAAAAGATTTCAGATGAAAACAGTTTTCACTGTATTTATATGCATTTTCACAACAAATTCAGAACACAATAAAAACAAAATTAAAATAGCATTCCATATAAAATGGAATTATGTTTTAAATGTGTGATGCGCAGCTCGAATAACTTTTAGCATTAAAGGGATACTTTATTTGTGACAACATCATTTGTCATAAAAATGTTAATAAAAACATATTTTACGATATGCATATCTTCGGGGTGAGGTGGTAAGTTGGATATATTGCTTAGTTTAGTAAAAACGCCAGCAGTAATAATTGCCATTGTGGCATTTTTAGGTTTACTCTTTCAAAAAGCATCTGTTTCTCGTTTAATTACCGGTACTTTCCTCTCTTTTATCGGGTTTACGATGATAAAAGTCGGTGGCAGTATTTTAATGAAGGTACTTACGGCATTCAGCACACTATTTTCCAGTGCATTTAATATTGTCGGTGTCGTACCCAGTAATGAAGCTATCATGGCGGCAACAATTGATAAAATTGGTGCAACAGCAGCACTTATTCTGCTATTTTCTATGATACTCAACATTCTGTTGGCAAGATTTACCCGGTTCAAATTTATCTATTTATCATTACACCTTGTTTTATTTATGGCTTTTGCATTGACTGCCGTGCTTATGCAACTGGGCTACAGCCATTATCCAATAGTTATTATCGCCACAATTATTATTGGTTTTTATATGGCCGTATCACCCTATATTCTTAGCCGATTCAGTCGTGAAATCATTGGTTCAAATGAGTATGCTATTTCCCATGCCGCAATTTCCTCTTACGTAATAGGATCTTACATGGGGAAATGGTTCGGTAATAAAAACTCTGATACTGAAAACATTAAAATCAGTAATAAGTTTGATTTCCTGCGCGAACCCAATATTGCCACACTATTAACCATGTTAATTTTGTTATTGATATCTTGTATTTTTGCGACACAACCGCAGATTACAGATGCAATGAAATTGGTTTATGGGGCCGGTGCTGCTGATAAAAATGTGATTATCTTCATCTTGGAGCAGTCGGCTATTTTTACATGCGGACTCTATTTAGCTAAGGCTGGAGTTAATTTATTTACCGCTGAAATCGTCCCTGCGTTTAAAGGCTTCGCGCGAGTATTTGCACCAGGCTCTGTACCTGCCGTTGATGTTATGGTGCTATTTACCAAAGCACCTAATGCGACACTAATCGGATTTTTGATGAGTTTTTCCGTCGAGCTGGTTTGTATCCTTATCTTCCCATTTATTGGATTGCCCATTATCGTACCAGGCATTATGGCCAGTTTTATTACCGGCGGTGCAGCCGCTATTTTTGGCAATGCGACGGGGGGGTTCCGTGGAGCACTTATCGCCAGTGGTATTAACGGGCTGCTTTTATGCGTGCTACCAGCACTAACATTGCCTTTGTTCTCTCATTTGGGCGCTCAGGGGGTTACTTTCGCCGATCCAGACTTTACATTGTCTTCGTTAATTCTAGATCACGTACTCCGACTGTTTAACTAAAGGTTAAGGCCGGTGATGCCGGCCTTTTATCTCAACAGAATACCGAGTGTTTTGGTCTTCGCGAAAACATATCGTTTTAATGAATAAAGAAAACATACTTATAAAACAGTCCGTTTCCGCCGCCCTCTTTTTACCGCCGCCTTCGCCGGGGCTTTTATTACCGCAGCCGGCATAATCACCTCCGCCGGCATCTCCGGTTGTTCAATTGGGAAGACCGGTAGTGCCGCCAACAATCGTGAACCATAACCCTTAGTCAATAAACGCCGATCGTAAATAACGATCTCACCGTGGCATTGATTACTACGAATCAAACGACCAACCTGTTGGATCAGATTAAACGAGGCACTTGGCAAACTTTGCACTTCAAACGGATAACGTTTTAACGACTTCAGCCACTCCCCTTCAGTGAGAATCACCGGGCTATCAATCGGTGGGAACGAAATTTTGTGAATATGAACCTGGGTCAACAATTCACCTTTCAAATCCAACCCTTCAGCAAATGATTGCAGACCAATCAATACACTGGCAGTACCGTTATTGACCCGCTTACGGTGCTCTTCCACCAGTCGGTAACGGGGTTGGTCCCCCTGCACCAGCAGCATCAAACGCAGATCGGTCACATGGCTGAGAAAGGTTTGCATCGCCCGATGACTACTGAACAAAATCAACATTCCTTTATGCCGCCCACTGGCCTGCTGCGCACGGAAAAATTGCGCCATTTCAGCCAGATGTTCAGCTTCATGGGCCATAGTTGGCTCGAAGCGCATTTTGGGAATAATCAACTTCCCCTGTTCAATATGGTTAAACGGGGATGACAGTGTTTCAAACCGGTCGCCAGCCTTCTCACTCAGGCCACTGAGCTCCTGCAAGCGGGCAAAGCTGTTGAGTGAACGTAATGTCGCTGAAGTCACAATCACATGGGGGACTTTGCGCCATAACATTTTATCTAGCTGGTCACTGACACGGATGCCAACACAGTGGAAATAGAGGTGCGTTTGATTCTCGCGATAATCACGGGTTACCCATTTGGATATCGGCGCATTCGAGGCTTTTTCCATTGCCGCAAGCCGCCAAAGTTTGCTCATGGCCTCCAGATAACCCAGTGTACGGCTCATTTGCAGGATGGCGCGATGCAGACGCACAATATCGTGCTTACCGGTTTGCTCACTCAAATCGTTCAGTACAAATTCGACCAAACCGCGCAAAGCATCGGTCAGTTTGAATAATTTGGCGCAATCTTCTGTCAAACTCCCCGGTAACTCACCCATTTCAAAACGGTACACCGCCGGATTGGCATCGGCAGGAAGCAGCTGACTGACTTGTTGTTCCACACTCAACATCAGCTCGCGCAACTGCTCGCAATGGTCTTTCAAGCGCTCTGGATTCGCTAAACCAGGCGGATTTTTAGGCCGGTATTGCACCATGCATTGATCCACCAGCCGCACAATCATATCCAACTG includes:
- a CDS encoding 23S rRNA (adenine(1618)-N(6))-methyltransferase RlmF — translated: MAIPTTRSAAIYAILRARKCRSESQTMENKKIFPKEKSGLHPRNRHRSRYDFDALSVSCPELVPFLAATAYGDISIDFADPLAVKMLNRALLKHFYGIEYWDIPADFLCPPIPGRADYVHHLADLLASCNDGVIPQGRNIALLDIGVGANCIYPIIGQREYGWRFTGTDIDPQALSAAKMVVSMNPTLKNTLRLKQQKDSQAIFDGILAVNERYDATLCNPPFHASAEEAAATTRRKLHKLGKSEVAAKPVQNFGGKNSELWCEGGEEGFVSRMVAESATKAQNCFWFTSLISKKTTLPAIYHALRYANAVEVRTIDMAQGQKVSRFVAWTFLTPEQQAAWKVERW
- a CDS encoding aquaporin Z — encoded protein: MKQLMAEFIGTFWLVLGGCGSAVLAAMFPVAGIGFLGVALAFGLTVVTMAYALGHVSGAHFNPAVSLGLWVGGRFSGAQLVPYIVAQVLGGLAGAAILYLIASGKAGFDVSAGFASNGFGVRSPGGYNLQAVLVAEVVLTMGFVMVIMGATDKPSHAIAAPLAIGLCLTLIHLISIPVDNTSVNPARSTAVAIFAGGIALQQLWVFWLAPLVGGALGGAIYRVLFSPPEELNKPL
- a CDS encoding ATP-dependent DNA helicase DinG, which codes for MALSPAVKEQISQWYKALQQQIPDFISRAPQRQMIAEVAKTLAGDAGRHLAIEAPTGVGKTLSYLIPGIAVSRAESKPLVVSTANVALQDQIYSKDLPLLKKIIPDLKFTGAFGRGRYVCPRNLAAMCTDVSGQGDLSLFLGDELAPANGEEQATCLTLSKLLSSHVWDGLRDHHQLALSDSLWTKLSTDKANCLGRNCHYYRECPFFIARKEIESADVVVANHALVMAALETESVLPNPKELLLVLDEGHHLPDVARDALEIEGEITAFFANMQLDMIVRLVDQCMVQYRPKNPPGLANPERLKDHCEQLRELMLSVEQQVSQLLPADANPAVYRFEMGELPGSLTEDCAKLFKLTDALRGLVEFVLNDLSEQTGKHDIVRLHRAILQMSRTLGYLEAMSKLWRLAAMEKASNAPISKWVTRDYRENQTHLYFHCVGIRVSDQLDKMLWRKVPHVIVTSATLRSLNSFARLQELSGLSEKAGDRFETLSSPFNHIEQGKLIIPKMRFEPTMAHEAEHLAEMAQFFRAQQASGRHKGMLILFSSHRAMQTFLSHVTDLRLMLLVQGDQPRYRLVEEHRKRVNNGTASVLIGLQSFAEGLDLKGELLTQVHIHKISFPPIDSPVILTEGEWLKSLKRYPFEVQSLPSASFNLIQQVGRLIRSNQCHGEIVIYDRRLLTKGYGSRLLAALPVFPIEQPEMPAEVIMPAAVIKAPAKAAVKRGRRKRTVL
- a CDS encoding DNA-binding protein YbiB; the protein is MDYSKIIKEIGRGKNHARDLEKLTAYELYKVMLAGQVPELELGGILIAFRIKGESEQEILGFYQAMQEQVMPLRAPMDYPLPVVIPSYNGARKQANLTPLLALLLSRLGLPVVVHGVTEDSSRVTSAEIFQQLNIPWSLDAAEAQQRLDSGLPVFIPVSALSTQLDQQLQLRWRMGVRNSSHTLAKLATPFIHDNALRLASVSHPEYMQKVGGFFQAIGAPALLQQGTEGEVYANPSRCPPIHYINGGEQQILLDRQLEQGELVLPSSKDAAITARWIEGCLAGEWPIPDAIQKQLACCLVAVGRADTLEHALQQIETM